GAAGTGGGCCCCGGAGAGCGGGCCGATGAGGGCGATGAGCAGGCCGAGGCCGACGGCGGAGGCGGCGGCGTTGGCGAGCAGCCGGACACCGATGTCCTGGCTGAGGGAGTCGGCGCGGATACCGGAACCGACGATGACGGCGACGAGGGCGGCGGTACCGATGAATTCGGCGGCGGTGCGCCGGGGGAGAGAGGGCGGGGACATTCTCATAGTGGAAAAGATATTCCGTGATTCGGAAGGAAAAAAGAGGGAGGGGAAGGCACGCGGGGCCCGTACGATCCGAGCCGTGAAGATCGAAAACTTTGACATTCGCCGTGCGGTCGATTCCGATGCCGCCGCGGTGGCCGACGTCTGGCTGCGCTCGTACACGGCGGCGCTCCCGAGCGTGCGCCGCGCGCACACGGACGACGAGGTCCGGTACTGGCTCCGGGAGATCGTCGTGCCGAACCACGAGACCTGGGTGGCGACGGTCGAAGGCTCGGTCGTCGCCATGATGGTCCTGGACGACGAAGACCTGGATCAGCTCTACATCGACACGCAGTGGCGCGGCCGAGGCATCGGCGACCGACTCGTGGAGGTGGCCAAGCAGAGCCGTCCGACCGGGCTGACGCTGTGGACGTTCCAGGTCAACGCCCCGGCGTGCCGCTTCTACGAACGGCACGGCTTCGTCGAGGCCGAGCGCACCGACGGCCGGCGCAACGAGGAACGCGAGCCGGACGTCCGGTACGTGTGGAGCCCGGGCCCGGAGAAGTCCGAGCTCTGAGCACGGCGGCCTGACAGCGCGGCGATCCCGCCCGTGAGGTCACGGCAAACAGTCGTGACCCCCGCGCAACGGGCAGGCAATCTCACGCCCTCAGGATCGGTGCATGACGGAGCCGGACAGC
The sequence above is a segment of the Streptomyces sp. NBC_01255 genome. Coding sequences within it:
- a CDS encoding GNAT family N-acetyltransferase; this encodes MKIENFDIRRAVDSDAAAVADVWLRSYTAALPSVRRAHTDDEVRYWLREIVVPNHETWVATVEGSVVAMMVLDDEDLDQLYIDTQWRGRGIGDRLVEVAKQSRPTGLTLWTFQVNAPACRFYERHGFVEAERTDGRRNEEREPDVRYVWSPGPEKSEL